In Aeromicrobium marinum DSM 15272, one genomic interval encodes:
- a CDS encoding nucleotidyltransferase family protein produces the protein MTTTGLLLAAGAGARMGVPKALVTDEVRGPWLTSSILALRDGGCEDVVVVLGAAADEGRRLVGESARVVVADGWAGGMAVSLAAGLRVAEDTGAESAVVHLVDLPDVGHDVVARVLAHAGTEVLARAVYSGGPGHPVLIGRTHWSGVAAAATGDGGARDYLADRTVLEVECGDLATGGDVDVPRPGLGRWHPPR, from the coding sequence ATGACGACGACCGGACTGCTGCTCGCCGCCGGTGCCGGCGCGCGGATGGGGGTGCCGAAGGCCCTGGTGACCGACGAGGTCCGGGGCCCCTGGCTGACGTCCTCGATCCTCGCCCTGCGGGACGGGGGGTGCGAGGACGTCGTGGTGGTCCTCGGGGCCGCGGCCGACGAGGGGCGGCGGCTGGTCGGGGAGTCGGCGCGGGTGGTCGTCGCCGACGGTTGGGCCGGTGGCATGGCCGTCTCCCTGGCCGCGGGGTTGCGGGTGGCCGAGGACACCGGGGCGGAGTCGGCGGTGGTGCACCTGGTCGACCTGCCCGACGTCGGCCACGACGTGGTGGCGCGGGTGCTGGCCCACGCGGGTACCGAAGTCCTCGCCCGTGCCGTGTACTCCGGTGGGCCGGGTCATCCCGTCCTGATCGGCCGGACGCACTGGTCGGGCGTGGCGGCTGCGGCGACCGGTGACGGCGGGGCCCGCGACTACCTCGCGGACCGGACGGTCCTCGAGGTCGAGTGCGGCGACCTCGCCACCGGGGGCGACGTGGACGTGCCGCGACCGGGGCTGGGTCGGTGGCACCCGCCGCGGTAG
- a CDS encoding dihydrofolate reductase family protein yields MPRTSYVTATSLDGFIATDDHSLEWLFAATIEPGGPFDHDTFMAGVGAAVMGRSTYDWLVHHLADSGEPWPYTIPCWVLTHRSADPLPGADVRFAAQDVTELHPAMLASAAGRDLWVVGGGDIAGRLAVAGLLDEVVVSIAPVTLGSGAPLLPHRVDLRLEDTGRNVDFVCARFAVVPPAPHGVSHLTSADPA; encoded by the coding sequence ATGCCGCGCACGTCGTACGTCACCGCCACGAGCCTCGACGGGTTCATCGCCACCGACGACCACTCGCTCGAGTGGTTGTTCGCCGCCACGATCGAGCCGGGGGGACCGTTCGACCACGACACCTTCATGGCCGGTGTCGGGGCCGCGGTCATGGGGCGGTCGACCTACGACTGGCTGGTCCATCACCTCGCCGACTCCGGCGAACCGTGGCCGTACACCATCCCGTGCTGGGTCCTCACCCACCGGTCCGCCGATCCGCTCCCCGGGGCCGACGTACGGTTCGCGGCCCAGGACGTGACCGAGCTGCATCCGGCCATGCTGGCCTCTGCCGCCGGACGTGACCTGTGGGTCGTGGGCGGCGGAGACATCGCCGGCCGGCTGGCGGTGGCCGGTCTGCTCGACGAGGTCGTGGTGTCCATCGCGCCGGTCACGCTCGGGTCCGGCGCCCCCCTGCTGCCGCACCGCGTCGACCTGCGGCTCGAGGACACGGGGCGCAACGTCGACTTCGTGTGCGCGCGCTTCGCGGTGGTACCGCCCGCACCGCACGGGGTGTCTCATCTCACATCCGCTGATCCTGCGTAA
- the exaC gene encoding acetaldehyde dehydrogenase ExaC has translation MTVYAQPGTEGSVVSYKPRYDHWIGGEYVAPASGQYFENPSPVNGKVFTEIARGNADDIEKALDAAHAAAPAWGKTSVAERAVILNRVADRIEQNLEMLAVGETWDNGKPVRETLAADLPLVVDHFRYFAGAIRAQEGSLSQLDEDTVAYHFHEPLGVVGQIIPWNFPLLMATWKLAPALAAGNAVVLKPAEQTPASIMLLMELLADILPPGVVNVVNGFGVEAGAPLASSTRIRKIAFTGETTTGRLIAQYASQNLIPATLELGGKSPNIFFEDVASADDAFYDKALEGFTMFALNQGEICTCPSRALIQNSILEQFLPAATERTKAIKQGNPLDVETMIGAQASNDQLEKILSYFDIGVKEGARIITGGERTDLGGDLSGGYYVAPTIFQGHNKMRVFQEEIFGPVVSVTGFSDYDDAMSIANDTLYGLGAAVWSRDGGTAYRAGRDIQAGRVWTNCYHQYPAHAAFGGYKSSGIGRENHKMMLDHYQQTKNLLVSYSQNAQGFF, from the coding sequence ATGACGGTCTACGCCCAGCCCGGAACCGAAGGCAGCGTCGTCTCCTACAAGCCCCGCTACGACCACTGGATCGGCGGCGAGTACGTCGCCCCCGCCAGCGGTCAGTACTTCGAGAACCCCTCGCCGGTCAACGGCAAGGTCTTCACCGAGATCGCCCGTGGCAACGCCGACGACATCGAGAAGGCCCTCGACGCCGCCCACGCCGCAGCCCCCGCGTGGGGGAAGACGTCGGTCGCCGAGCGCGCGGTGATCCTCAACCGGGTCGCCGACCGCATCGAGCAGAACCTGGAGATGCTGGCCGTCGGCGAGACCTGGGACAACGGCAAGCCGGTACGGGAGACCCTGGCCGCCGACCTGCCCCTGGTGGTCGACCACTTCCGGTACTTCGCCGGTGCCATCCGCGCGCAGGAGGGCTCGCTGTCGCAGCTCGACGAGGACACCGTGGCCTACCACTTCCACGAGCCCCTCGGCGTGGTCGGGCAGATCATCCCGTGGAACTTCCCGCTGCTGATGGCCACGTGGAAGCTCGCTCCCGCGCTCGCCGCCGGCAACGCCGTCGTGCTGAAGCCGGCCGAGCAGACCCCCGCGTCGATCATGCTCCTCATGGAGCTGCTGGCCGACATCCTGCCGCCGGGCGTCGTCAACGTCGTCAACGGCTTCGGCGTCGAGGCGGGGGCACCCCTGGCCTCCAGCACCCGGATCCGCAAGATCGCCTTCACCGGTGAGACGACGACCGGGCGGCTGATCGCCCAGTACGCCAGCCAGAACCTCATCCCCGCAACCCTGGAGCTCGGCGGCAAGAGCCCGAACATCTTCTTCGAGGACGTCGCCAGCGCCGACGACGCGTTCTACGACAAGGCTCTCGAGGGCTTCACGATGTTCGCGCTCAACCAGGGCGAGATCTGCACCTGCCCCAGCCGTGCGCTGATCCAGAACTCGATCCTCGAGCAGTTCCTGCCGGCCGCGACCGAGCGGACCAAGGCGATCAAGCAGGGCAACCCGCTCGACGTCGAGACCATGATCGGCGCCCAGGCCAGCAACGACCAGCTGGAGAAGATCCTGTCGTACTTCGACATCGGGGTGAAGGAGGGAGCGCGCATCATCACCGGTGGTGAGCGCACCGACCTCGGTGGCGACCTGTCGGGCGGCTACTACGTGGCGCCGACGATCTTCCAGGGTCACAACAAGATGCGCGTGTTCCAGGAGGAGATCTTCGGTCCGGTCGTGTCGGTGACCGGGTTCAGCGACTACGACGACGCGATGAGCATCGCCAACGACACCCTCTACGGCCTCGGCGCCGCGGTGTGGTCGCGCGACGGTGGCACGGCCTACCGTGCCGGTCGCGACATCCAGGCCGGTCGGGTGTGGACCAACTGTTACCACCAGTACCCGGCCCACGCCGCGTTCGGCGGCTACAAGTCCTCGGGCATCGGACGCGAGAACCACAAGATGATGCTCGACCACTACCAGCAGACGAAGAACCTGCTGGTGTCGTACTCGCAGAACGCGCAGGGCTTCTTCTGA
- a CDS encoding zf-HC2 domain-containing protein has protein sequence MPWQRWVSGAREGLRQAYLGQHVPPTDDEECADVRSRLPAFVRGRPGSRSRQIVRQHLDTCLECAAVAAEMDEMSSRLGALMAPAVAGIVAGAATGPGLVAGYAAKVAVAGKATAAWVAGTTAVVAIGTVAVGQWGPGPLAEPPSDTVRTVVAAPPTTPATPEPTPGPVLPSTPTVVQEVVSTGTTPAPVDPPAAAPESTPPPAPVDPPTSEPSTTHDVRVAPAMVWRLPATDGWYLIKVPVHSAGDSTTMDLEFTNLLEHAPYTLPWSGRVTCDPTVVDDRTSLTCLLSALPLRFGFVPLLVRTDGPPRFRIEASAPDNADPSPSNNTWATRGFV, from the coding sequence ATGCCGTGGCAGCGCTGGGTTTCCGGGGCCCGCGAGGGCCTCCGCCAGGCGTACCTGGGCCAGCACGTCCCGCCCACCGACGACGAGGAGTGCGCGGACGTGCGGTCCCGACTGCCCGCCTTCGTCCGAGGACGGCCCGGCAGCCGTTCCCGCCAGATCGTCAGACAGCATCTCGACACCTGCCTGGAGTGCGCCGCGGTCGCGGCCGAGATGGACGAGATGTCGAGCCGGCTGGGGGCCCTCATGGCGCCCGCCGTGGCCGGGATCGTCGCCGGCGCGGCGACCGGTCCGGGCCTCGTGGCCGGCTACGCGGCGAAGGTCGCGGTGGCCGGCAAGGCGACGGCGGCCTGGGTGGCCGGCACCACCGCCGTGGTGGCGATCGGGACGGTGGCGGTCGGGCAGTGGGGCCCGGGGCCCCTGGCCGAGCCGCCGTCGGACACGGTCCGCACCGTCGTGGCTGCACCCCCGACCACCCCTGCCACCCCTGAGCCGACCCCGGGACCGGTGCTGCCCTCGACGCCGACCGTCGTGCAGGAGGTCGTGTCCACCGGCACGACCCCGGCGCCGGTCGATCCACCGGCCGCGGCCCCCGAGAGCACGCCTCCTCCGGCCCCGGTCGACCCGCCCACCAGCGAACCCTCCACGACCCACGACGTCCGAGTCGCTCCCGCGATGGTGTGGCGGTTGCCCGCCACCGACGGCTGGTACCTCATCAAGGTCCCGGTCCACTCCGCCGGTGACAGCACGACCATGGACCTGGAGTTCACCAACCTGCTCGAGCACGCCCCCTACACCCTGCCGTGGTCCGGGCGCGTCACCTGCGACCCGACCGTGGTCGATGACCGGACCTCGCTCACCTGTCTGCTGTCCGCCCTGCCGTTGCGCTTCGGTTTCGTGCCCCTGCTGGTCCGCACCGACGGGCCGCCGCGCTTCCGGATCGAGGCGTCCGCCCCCGACAACGCCGACCCGAGCCCGTCGAACAACACCTGGGCCACCCGGGGATTCGTCTAG
- a CDS encoding DUF5819 family protein yields MVSPSLEDSRSIEDPPVGGPTRWIFRALLVAVLVHTTAVALWVGPPNLIKAEVGTDRLAAYIDPFFDQSWSIFAPVPKRGSSVLEVRAMLPDGEVSEWVAVTEGENELVRYSLTPGRMSIASRRVATTLTNASSRLSTAQAEVVARDWTDTDSLRSALLAAAGADAAAADLYLQGDTAAVAYATLTARTRWDDVDQVQYRTRRQMVREYADRGDEPVQVLDWVVGGWRSAASVSPVAVEQFADHLDDIGVTP; encoded by the coding sequence ATGGTTTCGCCCTCGCTCGAGGACTCCCGGAGCATCGAGGACCCGCCGGTCGGCGGCCCGACCCGGTGGATCTTCCGTGCCCTGCTCGTGGCCGTCCTCGTGCACACGACCGCCGTCGCCCTGTGGGTCGGGCCTCCCAACCTCATCAAGGCCGAGGTCGGCACCGACCGCCTGGCCGCCTACATCGACCCGTTCTTCGACCAGAGCTGGTCGATCTTCGCTCCCGTGCCCAAGCGGGGCTCGTCGGTCCTGGAGGTCCGCGCGATGCTCCCCGACGGTGAGGTGAGCGAATGGGTCGCGGTCACCGAGGGCGAGAACGAGCTGGTGCGGTACTCCTTGACGCCCGGCCGGATGTCGATCGCGTCCCGGCGCGTCGCCACCACCCTGACGAACGCCTCCTCCCGGCTCTCCACGGCGCAGGCCGAGGTCGTCGCCCGCGACTGGACCGACACCGACTCGCTACGGTCGGCCCTGCTCGCGGCGGCCGGCGCCGACGCCGCCGCCGCCGACCTGTACCTGCAGGGTGACACCGCCGCCGTCGCCTACGCGACCCTGACCGCGCGGACCCGCTGGGACGACGTGGACCAGGTGCAGTACCGGACCCGCCGGCAGATGGTCCGCGAGTATGCCGACCGGGGCGACGAGCCGGTCCAGGTGCTCGACTGGGTCGTGGGCGGATGGCGTTCGGCCGCCTCGGTCAGCCCGGTCGCGGTGGAGCAGTTCGCCGACCATCTCGACGACATCGGAGTGACGCCATGA
- a CDS encoding HTTM domain-containing protein — protein MTAPARPRPRWRDVEDRLLGVDLALHGVAVCRILIGLALLGLLATNFGARHVLWGEASVWVDPYRATNSFEPWLWNLGALPPALFTTVYLAVMACAVAFVVGWRAWLFGPLLWLGSWQLVELNPLLGDQGDNIARIGLLLLLFTRNSARWSFDADRAALGVPGAFAYLVGDRWGLKQYVDVADLRRLRTAVHNLAVIVLAVQVVTIYVAAGFYKVQGGPWQYGTALYYPLQLDEFRPFPFLNDLLPGLPVIMAVSTMAVVAVQLFFPFLLLHRQSRRFALVAVVLMHLGIAVLMGLPWFSLSMVAFDALFVSTATYLVVQERAIGAWEWSVIRIERTRSRRGQRVLARHEAGLHADRAEP, from the coding sequence ATGACCGCACCCGCCCGGCCCCGCCCTCGCTGGCGGGACGTCGAGGACCGACTGCTGGGGGTCGACCTGGCGCTGCACGGCGTCGCCGTGTGCCGCATCCTCATCGGCCTGGCGCTGCTGGGCCTGCTGGCGACCAACTTCGGTGCCCGACACGTCCTGTGGGGCGAAGCGTCGGTCTGGGTCGACCCGTACCGCGCGACGAACTCCTTCGAGCCATGGCTGTGGAACCTCGGTGCCCTGCCGCCCGCGCTCTTCACGACGGTCTACCTGGCCGTCATGGCCTGCGCCGTCGCCTTCGTCGTCGGCTGGCGTGCGTGGTTGTTCGGCCCGCTGCTGTGGCTCGGCTCCTGGCAGCTGGTGGAGCTCAACCCCCTGCTCGGCGACCAGGGCGACAACATCGCCCGCATCGGGCTGCTGCTGTTGCTGTTCACCCGGAACTCGGCACGGTGGTCGTTCGACGCCGACCGGGCCGCGCTCGGGGTCCCCGGTGCCTTCGCCTACCTCGTGGGCGACCGTTGGGGACTGAAGCAGTACGTCGACGTCGCCGACCTGCGCCGGCTTCGGACCGCGGTCCACAACCTGGCCGTGATCGTGCTCGCCGTCCAGGTGGTCACGATCTACGTCGCCGCCGGGTTCTACAAGGTCCAGGGCGGTCCGTGGCAGTACGGCACGGCCCTGTACTACCCGCTGCAGCTCGACGAGTTCCGGCCGTTCCCCTTCCTCAACGACCTCCTGCCCGGGCTGCCGGTGATCATGGCCGTCTCGACGATGGCCGTGGTCGCCGTGCAGCTGTTCTTCCCGTTCCTGCTGCTCCACCGACAGTCCCGCAGGTTCGCCCTGGTCGCCGTGGTCCTCATGCATCTGGGCATCGCCGTCCTGATGGGTCTGCCGTGGTTCTCGTTGTCGATGGTGGCCTTCGACGCCCTGTTCGTGAGCACCGCCACCTACCTGGTGGTGCAGGAGCGCGCCATCGGAGCGTGGGAGTGGTCGGTGATCAGGATCGAGCGGACCCGCAGCCGGCGAGGGCAACGGGTCCTGGCCCGCCACGAAGCGGGTCTGCACGCCGACAGGGCCGAACCATGA
- a CDS encoding GAF domain-containing protein, producing MGRPHELAVPPGADAASLARHLNRAHDDFVSTGRTDPAVRSIVTDSWQRSLASGLDPEIGLASVVLDDDALAEIRALHPLAAGMPVIRRLLVESAADAGHLVAVSDAAGQLLWVEGSSSLRARAESMHFVPGADWSEASAGTNAPGTALALDRPVQIFGPEHLARPVTPWSCSAAPIHDPDTGAVLGVLDLTGTAEVASVQGLSLVRATVAAVEAELRIQRLHPPTSGSVAGAGWSMPSLDVLGARGATLRHGTTTTRLSLRHSELLLLLADRPGGWRAGELAVALSDDEQAQVTIRAELSRLRRVLGPLQLASRPYRLENAVATDVAQVRDELAAGRLRRAVALYRGPVLPDSTAPAVQRLRDELHLLVRSSLLASDDVDAILTFADTAHGRDDFEVWEQALRILPSTSPRYAQVETRVALLDDELG from the coding sequence ATGGGACGACCCCACGAACTCGCGGTCCCCCCGGGCGCCGACGCCGCGAGCCTCGCCCGGCACCTGAACCGAGCCCACGACGACTTCGTGTCCACCGGCCGCACCGACCCGGCCGTCCGCTCGATCGTGACCGACTCGTGGCAGCGCAGTCTGGCGTCGGGGCTGGATCCCGAGATCGGACTGGCCTCGGTGGTGCTGGACGACGACGCCCTGGCCGAGATCCGCGCGCTCCACCCGCTCGCGGCCGGCATGCCCGTGATCCGCCGGCTCCTGGTCGAGAGCGCCGCCGACGCCGGCCACCTCGTCGCGGTCAGCGACGCCGCCGGGCAGCTGCTGTGGGTCGAGGGGTCGTCGTCACTGCGTGCGCGTGCGGAGAGCATGCACTTCGTTCCCGGCGCCGACTGGAGCGAGGCCAGTGCCGGGACCAACGCGCCGGGCACCGCGCTCGCACTGGACCGGCCGGTGCAGATCTTCGGACCCGAGCACCTCGCCCGGCCCGTCACCCCGTGGTCGTGCTCCGCCGCTCCCATCCACGACCCGGACACCGGCGCGGTGCTGGGGGTGCTGGACCTGACGGGGACGGCCGAGGTCGCCTCGGTGCAGGGGCTGTCGTTGGTGCGGGCCACCGTGGCGGCCGTGGAGGCCGAGCTGCGCATCCAGCGACTGCACCCCCCGACGTCGGGCTCCGTGGCCGGTGCCGGGTGGAGCATGCCGAGCCTGGACGTGCTCGGTGCCCGGGGCGCGACCCTGCGCCACGGCACCACCACGACCCGGCTGAGCCTGCGGCACAGCGAGCTGTTGCTGCTGCTCGCGGACCGGCCCGGAGGGTGGCGTGCCGGTGAGCTGGCGGTGGCCCTCAGCGACGACGAGCAGGCCCAGGTCACCATCCGTGCCGAGCTGTCACGGCTGCGCCGCGTGCTCGGTCCGCTGCAGCTCGCGTCCCGCCCGTACCGCCTGGAGAACGCCGTGGCCACCGACGTCGCCCAGGTGCGCGACGAGCTCGCCGCGGGACGGCTGCGCCGTGCCGTCGCCCTGTACCGGGGGCCGGTGCTGCCGGACTCGACGGCCCCGGCGGTGCAGCGGCTCAGGGACGAGCTGCACCTGCTCGTCCGCTCGTCGCTGCTGGCCAGCGACGACGTCGACGCGATCCTCACCTTCGCCGACACCGCGCACGGACGCGACGACTTCGAGGTGTGGGAGCAGGCCCTGCGGATCCTGCCGTCGACGTCGCCGCGCTACGCCCAGGTCGAGACGCGCGTGGCCCTGCTCGACGACGAGCTGGGCTGA
- a CDS encoding xanthine dehydrogenase family protein molybdopterin-binding subunit: MTTYDTGPVRDDTTSGVAGPPAETGPTGTPRRRFLTYLVAAPTLTVAAHLGLQSKRPAEALQPADLLDLGELLILAGAATSGMLVLEITAEGRARLELPRSENGQGITTAFAMLVADELDMDVEDVDVELSDATPELLFNQLTGGSNTVRSMYHPVRETAAAARGRLMAAASEQWGVPVDKLSTSGGSVVGPGNLLAAFSTLTVAAATGGGNLTSRPKSAEDYKIIGKPRNRIDARKAVTGQLKYATDLDVPGAMPTMVARPPTINGSPISFNEAEVRRMPGVLDVAMIETGVAIRAETFGQALDAKMAVDAQWTAGTIDGISDEQIFDKLRGAALPFLVPPLLPHVDAEFDFHTVSHAPLEPNSAIADVRSDGTAEIWAAAKSPIIAQQTIASELGLSVDDVTFHVLQGGGSFGRRLFFDAALEAARASKAFGAPVRLLWTRIDDTRHGRARAASHHKVRATMALGQVLTYEHRVASVETDLRHGLGEMLTAVSASLPVGGNLSFAQTVFLTTVHVPYKFGVVTELLNEVPLDMHTGSWRSVYSANTRGAEEIVVDEIAAKLGKDPVEFRMKALEDDRQRAVLQKCADEGEWGKEMPEGFAQGIAFHDEYKSCTACLVEIDARDPQDPRVTKATIVVDTGLTLNPRGLEGQMLGGLSDAISTTLRAGLHIVDGLPLEGSYSQFKYARQADQPTDVKIHIITSSEEPGGAGELGVPAAVGAIANAYARATGTKPRSFPIIFPVDFEPFPKN, encoded by the coding sequence ATGACCACGTACGACACCGGACCGGTCCGCGACGACACCACATCGGGGGTGGCCGGACCGCCGGCCGAGACGGGGCCCACGGGCACTCCTCGGCGCCGCTTCCTCACCTACCTCGTCGCCGCGCCGACCCTCACGGTCGCCGCGCACCTGGGCCTGCAGAGCAAGCGGCCCGCCGAGGCGCTGCAGCCGGCCGACCTGCTGGACCTCGGAGAGCTGCTGATCCTCGCGGGTGCCGCGACCTCGGGCATGCTCGTCCTCGAGATCACGGCGGAGGGACGGGCCCGGCTCGAGCTGCCCCGCTCGGAGAACGGGCAGGGCATCACCACCGCGTTCGCGATGCTCGTGGCCGACGAGCTCGACATGGACGTGGAGGACGTGGACGTCGAGCTCTCGGACGCCACCCCCGAGCTGCTGTTCAACCAGCTGACCGGTGGGTCGAACACCGTGCGCAGCATGTACCACCCGGTCCGGGAGACCGCCGCGGCCGCACGCGGACGCCTGATGGCCGCCGCCTCCGAGCAGTGGGGGGTCCCGGTCGACAAGCTCTCGACCTCCGGCGGCTCGGTCGTGGGCCCGGGCAACCTGCTCGCCGCCTTCTCCACCCTCACGGTCGCCGCGGCCACCGGCGGCGGGAACCTCACGAGCCGGCCCAAGTCGGCCGAGGACTACAAGATCATCGGCAAGCCGCGCAACCGGATCGACGCCCGCAAGGCCGTCACCGGTCAGCTCAAGTACGCCACCGACCTCGACGTCCCCGGGGCGATGCCGACCATGGTGGCTCGTCCGCCGACGATCAACGGCTCGCCGATCTCCTTCAACGAGGCCGAGGTCCGTCGGATGCCCGGCGTCCTGGACGTCGCCATGATCGAGACCGGTGTGGCGATCCGCGCCGAGACGTTCGGTCAGGCGCTCGACGCCAAGATGGCCGTCGACGCCCAGTGGACCGCCGGCACCATCGACGGCATCTCCGACGAGCAGATCTTCGACAAGCTCCGCGGTGCGGCCCTGCCGTTCCTCGTGCCGCCGCTGCTGCCGCACGTCGATGCGGAGTTCGACTTCCACACCGTGAGTCACGCGCCGCTGGAGCCGAACTCGGCGATCGCCGACGTGCGCAGCGACGGCACGGCCGAGATCTGGGCGGCCGCGAAGTCCCCGATCATCGCCCAGCAGACCATCGCGTCCGAGCTCGGTCTGTCCGTCGACGACGTCACGTTCCACGTGCTGCAGGGCGGTGGATCCTTCGGCCGCCGACTCTTCTTCGACGCAGCCCTGGAGGCGGCTCGCGCCTCGAAGGCCTTCGGCGCTCCGGTGCGTCTGCTCTGGACACGGATCGACGACACCCGCCACGGCCGCGCGCGCGCCGCCTCGCACCACAAGGTGCGGGCCACCATGGCGCTGGGCCAGGTGCTCACCTACGAGCACCGCGTGGCCTCGGTCGAGACGGACCTGCGGCACGGGCTGGGCGAGATGCTGACGGCCGTGTCCGCCAGTCTCCCGGTCGGCGGGAACCTGTCGTTCGCCCAGACGGTCTTCCTCACCACGGTCCACGTGCCGTACAAGTTCGGTGTGGTCACCGAGCTGCTCAACGAGGTGCCGCTGGACATGCACACGGGCAGCTGGCGGTCGGTGTACTCGGCGAACACCCGTGGTGCCGAGGAGATCGTGGTCGACGAGATCGCGGCCAAGCTGGGCAAGGACCCGGTCGAGTTCCGGATGAAGGCGCTGGAGGACGATCGGCAGCGCGCGGTGCTGCAGAAGTGCGCCGACGAGGGCGAGTGGGGCAAGGAGATGCCGGAAGGGTTCGCCCAGGGCATCGCCTTCCACGACGAGTACAAGTCGTGCACCGCCTGCCTGGTCGAGATCGACGCCCGTGACCCGCAGGACCCGCGGGTCACGAAGGCCACGATCGTGGTCGACACCGGACTGACGCTCAACCCCCGCGGGTTGGAGGGGCAGATGCTCGGCGGGCTCAGCGACGCGATCTCCACGACGCTGCGGGCCGGCCTGCACATCGTCGACGGCCTGCCGCTGGAGGGCAGCTACTCGCAGTTCAAGTACGCCCGCCAGGCCGACCAGCCGACCGACGTGAAGATCCACATCATCACCAGCAGCGAGGAGCCCGGCGGAGCCGGCGAGCTCGGGGTGCCGGCCGCGGTGGGTGCCATCGCCAACGCGTACGCGCGCGCCACCGGCACCAAGCCCCGGTCGTTCCCGATCATCTTCCCCGTCGACTTCGAGCCCTTCCCCAAGAACTGA
- a CDS encoding XdhC family protein: MREVLTELVERWRAGDTIGLATVVGTVRSAPRPAGAAMLVLPDGTASGSVSGGCVEGAVYGLAEEVVADGRARLQRYGFSDDEAFAVGLTCGGIIDVFVEPVSTATFPELGGLADDIEGGRPVALATVIDHPDPTWLGRRLVVRPDDTKGSLGLPRADAAIADDARGLLAAGSTTVLTYGPAGERMDTGMRVFVASFQPPPRMIVFGAIDFAAAVARQGKLLGYHVTVCDARPVFATRARFREADEVVVSWPHHYLEREAGADRIDRRTVVCVLTHDPKFDVPVLSLALRLDGDRRPAFVGAMGSRRTHETRWERLREAGLTEDQLARLSSPIGLDLGGRTPEETAVSVAAEIIALRWGGTGDRLTETGTRVHHDPSVGTAQ; the protein is encoded by the coding sequence ATGCGCGAGGTCCTGACCGAGCTGGTCGAGCGGTGGCGTGCCGGTGACACCATCGGACTGGCGACCGTCGTGGGGACCGTGCGGTCCGCGCCGCGGCCGGCCGGGGCGGCGATGCTCGTCCTTCCCGACGGAACGGCGTCCGGTTCGGTCTCGGGCGGGTGCGTGGAGGGTGCCGTGTACGGCCTGGCCGAGGAGGTCGTGGCCGACGGGCGGGCCCGCCTGCAGCGGTACGGCTTCAGCGACGACGAGGCGTTTGCCGTCGGGCTGACCTGCGGCGGCATCATCGACGTGTTCGTCGAGCCGGTGTCGACCGCCACCTTCCCCGAGCTCGGAGGTCTCGCCGACGACATCGAGGGAGGTCGACCGGTGGCCCTGGCCACCGTCATCGACCACCCCGACCCGACCTGGCTGGGTCGCCGGTTGGTGGTCAGACCGGACGACACCAAGGGCTCACTCGGCCTGCCGCGGGCCGACGCGGCGATCGCCGACGACGCCCGGGGCCTCCTGGCGGCGGGCTCCACCACGGTCCTCACCTACGGGCCCGCCGGCGAGCGGATGGACACCGGCATGCGGGTGTTCGTCGCGTCCTTCCAGCCGCCACCCCGCATGATCGTGTTCGGGGCGATCGACTTCGCCGCGGCCGTCGCACGCCAGGGCAAGCTGCTGGGCTACCACGTGACGGTGTGCGACGCCCGGCCCGTCTTCGCCACCCGGGCACGGTTCCGCGAGGCCGACGAGGTCGTCGTGTCGTGGCCCCATCACTACCTGGAGCGGGAGGCCGGGGCCGACAGGATCGACCGGCGCACCGTCGTGTGCGTCCTGACCCACGACCCGAAGTTCGACGTGCCGGTGCTGAGCCTGGCCCTGCGCCTGGACGGCGACCGGCGGCCGGCGTTCGTCGGGGCGATGGGATCGCGCCGCACCCACGAGACCCGGTGGGAGCGGTTGCGCGAGGCCGGGCTGACCGAGGACCAGCTCGCGCGGCTGTCGAGTCCGATCGGCCTGGACCTGGGCGGCCGGACGCCCGAGGAGACGGCCGTGTCCGTGGCGGCGGAGATCATCGCGCTGCGGTGGGGCGGGACCGGCGACCGGCTGACCGAGACCGGCACCCGTGTCCACCACGACCCTTCTGTCGGTACCGCGCAGTAG
- a CDS encoding DUF779 domain-containing protein: MERVAITPEAADLLRGLRASHDKPLMFHQSGGCCDGSAPMCFTQGTFLTGHQDVHLGDLEYGATEVAPVWISKEQFAYWSHTHITIDVVPGRGAGFSIEGPTGHRFIIRSRVFTEEETARLTEAPKG, translated from the coding sequence ATGGAGCGGGTGGCGATCACCCCGGAGGCCGCGGACCTGCTCCGCGGCCTCCGGGCCTCGCACGACAAGCCGCTGATGTTCCACCAGTCGGGCGGCTGCTGCGACGGCTCGGCCCCGATGTGCTTCACCCAGGGCACCTTCCTCACCGGCCACCAGGACGTCCACCTCGGCGACCTGGAGTACGGGGCCACGGAGGTGGCTCCGGTGTGGATCTCCAAGGAGCAGTTCGCCTACTGGTCGCACACCCACATCACGATCGACGTGGTGCCGGGACGCGGTGCCGGGTTCTCCATCGAGGGTCCGACCGGCCACCGGTTCATCATCCGGTCGCGGGTGTTCACCGAGGAGGAGACGGCGCGGCTGACCGAGGCACCCAAGGGTTAA